The genomic stretch CAGCGGCCTCGTCGTACCAGTAGCCCGATGCGTTCGCATCCTTTTTCGATGCGTTCGCATTGCGACCGCATGCGCGGCGCTTACACGGCGAAGAATCGGGCTTTGCCACGCTCGACCTCCGGGGCCTTGTCGGCGGTGATCCGCGCCCGCGCGCTCGGGGTCATGCCCAGCTCGCCCATGAGCTGGCGCAGCTGCCCCACCATGCTCATCGAAGCGCCGCCGGCCTTCACCGCCTCCAGGTAGGCCGCGAACGTCTCGCAGTAGGTCGCCAGCAGGTCGCGGTCGGATTGCTTCAAGACGCCGGCCGTTGCCAGCATCGGCGCCAGGCGCGCCCAGTGAGGCGTGGCGGCTTGGCTCAGCCATTCCGGCGGTGACGTATCAGCCGGGCCCGTGTCGGGCTCCTGCGTATTTACAGGACGCTTGCCGGCGTTCCCGTTCAACAGCCGCAGCGCGGCGGGCTTGGGTCGCTGTCCACGGGTCGCCATCTCAGCGATCCCTGAGACCGGCAATGCGCGGCCGTGCGTGTGAAGGGGGGCGGGCGTGCCGTGGCGATGAACCCTCCAGCGATTTTTCCTCGCGGTTCCACGGGTGACTGGGGTCGAGCGGCATGCCGTTGGCGTCGCAGCCCTTCATGCGCCGCGCGCGCCCGCTCTGGCGCTCCCTGGTGCGCTTGGAGTGGCACGGCTTGCACAGGCTGGACAGCTCTTCGCCGATGACGTTCCGGCTGGTGTCGTCGGTGTTGTGGTCCACCTCCATCGCCGGCGCGCCGCAGTCCTCGCACAGCGGGAAGCGCTCCAGCTGTGCCTTGCGGATGGCGCGCCACTGCGCCGACCCGGTATGCAGGAACCGGCCACGCTGGCGCTGGTTCCCCTGGTCGCGGGCGGTGGCGTCAGACGGTCGCCGCGGGCGATGCGTCGGCAGCTTGGCGGGCATGGTCAATTCCCTCAACGGTGGGCAGGTTCTCCAGGCGGCGGGCCTCACTGGGCAGCAGCCACCCAGCATCGATACCGCTGGCGTAAAAGTCGGCGCGGCTCTTGGCGTCGCCACGCAACAGGCCCTCGACGCTGTGCTCGGCGAACAGTTGCTTGCGGGCCAGCGGCGGCAGCAGAGCGCGGGAAATGGCTTGCTCCCACATGACCAGCCAACGGCGCAGGGTCATGGTCACGAACACGCGCGACATCTCAACGCTGTTGCTGAAGTTGCCGTGTCGCAGGTCGCCGATCATCGTGGGCGGCACGCGGTAGATGCGGGCCACCTGCTCAACGCTGAACTGCTGGGCCGCGATCCACTGGGCATCCTCCAGGCTCATGCCTACCTGCTGGTAGGTCAGCCCGTTCTCCAGGATGGCGGTCTTGCCGGCGTTGTCGGTGCCCGTGAACTGTGAGCGCCAGGACGTGGCCAGACGCTGCAGGCTCTCCGCCGTCATCTGGTGCGGGGTCTGGAGTACGCCGGACAGGCGCGCGCCATTGGCGAACGTCTTGCCGCCATGCTGCTGCTGAGCATTGGCCAGGCCGATGGTCTCGCGTGCGATCTGGATCCGGCTGCGGCCGGTGATCCCGTTCTCGCTGCGGTCCTTGAGGTGCAGCACCTCATCCTGCAGCAACCGCCGCACGCGGCCATTGTCTTCGTCCACGTCATAGGCGATGCGACCGCTGGGCAGCTTGAGCACCGTGACGCGGCCGGGGTGGATCGGGGTCAGCGCCTCGACGTTGCCGGCGCCGTCCCAATGGATTTCCGCGTAGGCATTGCCGCGCAGCAGGACTGCGGCGGTCATCTGCTCCCGGAACTCCAGCGCAGTCTGCAGCTCGTTCGGCTGGTGGTGGAGCACGCCATACAGCGGGTGATCCGTTGCCTTTTCCCGATCCTCGCCCTTGCGGCGGTACAGGTGCAGCGGCAGCGTGCCGATGGTTTCGGCGATGGCCTGCACACTGGCGAAGCATGCCGAAATGCTCTCTGCGGTCTCCGGCGTGATCGTGTCGCCGGTGGCGGTGGTGGCGATGCCGAACAGCTGGGCGGTCGCCGGGTCGGCGATGCTGCTGCGGGTCTCGGTGCTTCGGCTCCAGGGCCATTTCATCGGACGGTCTCCAGCCAGTAGTGCAGCAGCGCCAGCTGGCTTTCAGGCTGGCGGCTGCGGACGCTCACTTCGGTTTCGCCGTAGGCCGGCCAGCTCTGCACCACGCTGATTTCCCGCAGCTCGACGTTGCGCAGCTCGCGCAGGTCGCCGTTCCAGGTGTCGCCGCCGTCGTGGACACGGAAGCCGAAGCTCATGCCGCCCAGATCGCCACGCTCGGCGAGCGCAGCCAAGTCGCGGCCCTTTTGCGTGTCCGGCAGGGTCAGTTCGAAGGCCAAGCCATCGGCATCCTCCCGCAGCGCGAGCGTGCCGGAACGGGTGCGGCCCAGGACTGCAGCGGGGTCGTGGTCGGCCAGCGCGAGAATGTCGGCCCCAGACGCAAGCGAGGCCGTGAAGGCCCCGCGTGCGATCTTTTCCCGGAAGCTGCCGATGCGGGTCTCGCTGTCGAACTTGGCGACGTACCCGACCAGCTTCCGGCCGCTGGCGCGAAGCTCAGCGGCCTGCCGGCGCTCGATGTCAGAGCGCGACATCGCTCGCCACCACGAACGCCTTGGGGTGGCGCACCGCGGTATCGACCGTGGCCATCGCCCGGACCAGCACGCCGCCGCGGGCATAGGCCACGGAGTCGAACGGGTTGACCAGGATGTCCAGCTCGCTCCAGATGCCCAGCAGCACCTGCGACCAGTCGCCCAGGATCAGCTGGCCGGTGTCCGGCGTACCGGTCACCACGGGAACCTGGTTGGTCACATGGACCGGCAGGTCGGCCATCTTGCCGGCTTCCATGAGGTAGCCCGCGATGCCGGTGGCCTTGAGCGTGCTGGCGAGCTTGGTCTTGACCTGCGGCGAGGTCAGCCAATGAGCTGCCTCCGCGTTGGCGATCTCCAGCTTTTCCAGCATCTCCAGCACGTTCGCCCAGCTCAGGGTGGCCAGGTTGGCGGTCTGGATGCCGACGGTGCTCAGCAAGCCGACCGGCTCATTGGCGCCGCCGCCGTCGATCAGCGCACCATCGATGGCCTGAGCGATCTGGAACGCCATGTCATCGCGCAGCAGCTGCTCGATGTCCGGGCTGCTCTGCTGGATGAGCTGGCGGCTCATCTCGCAGATGCCGCCGACATGCTTCGGGCTCAGGCCGACGCTGTCGAAGGTCATGTCCGAAGCGCTGAGGTTGCTGCCTTCCGCAACCCAGCCGGTGGTGGTGGAACTGCCGTGCTTCGGGATGCTCAGGTCACCGCTCAGGCCGGACAGGACGCGCACGCCCAGCTGGCGGGCCAGCAGGCGATTGCGCAGCGGCTGGATGTAGTCGGCCGGGCGATGGTCGGTCGGCACGATCTGGCCGGCGCTGGTGGTGGTGTTGACGCGGGTCTCCAGGGCGCGCATCGGCACCAGGATGCCCTGCGCCTTGCGGCCACTGCGGCGCTCGGCTTCGGCGTGGTATTCGGCTTCGGCGCCGGTCAGCTGGCGGCCTTCCATCTGCGCGCGAATCACGCTCAGGATGGAGACGCGGCTCTCCAGATCGGCCATCGAGCGCTCGCCGCCGCCGACACGCTCGCCGCCCATGCGGCGCTCGGCATCGGCCAGGAACGTGGCGCGGGCTTCGTCGGCCTCCAGCGCGGTGATCTCGCCCTTGATGGTGTCGAAGCTGGCGGACTCTTCCGCCGTGAGGGAACGCTTTTCGCCCTCGGCCTTGGCGACCAGGGCACGGGCTGCGGCGACCTTGGACGCCTTGGCCTCGCGGATTGCTTGCAGGTTCATCGATGAACTCCGGGTGTGGTGTTGGGATTCCCGGATAGACCAATTACGCGCGCGCGCAAGGGTCTGCAAACACTGGACGGCGGCGGGCTGGCACGGACACGAATCCCGGCCAGTGAGGGGCGGAAATGCGCGAAGGCGGGCACGCGTCGGGGATGGACAAGGGACGGGGACAAGACGCGGACAGGACGCGGACAGGACGCGTGACCGCACGAATCGTTCGACGTAACGTTCGACGTGACGTGCACGTGACGTTCGCGCAAGGCTTGCCGGCAAGCGTGCTACCAGCACCGGTTCCGCGTGCTAGTAGCACCGATTCCGCGTGCTACCAGCACCGGTTCCGATGCTATGAGCATCGCCGGGTGCCGCGGGGCAGATTCGCCGAGCGTTCGGCGAGCGTTCGCCGAATGCGCTCGATGCAGAGACGTGGGCATGCCTGGGCATTCGGCTACAGCGAAACCCAGCGGGTTCGAAACAGAAACCCAGCGGGAACCCAGTGGGTTTTGATGCCGCCGCACTACAGATCCGGCGCGACGATCAAGGGGCTTGCGAGGGGCTTGCGAGGGGCTTGCGTAAGGCTTGCCGGAAGCCTTGCGGGAAGGCTTACCGGAAGGCTTTCGGCAGGCCGGCGGTTCTCTGTCCGAGCATTGGGCCGCCGTGGAGCTGGAGCATGTGAAGCAAGGCAGAGCGAACAGCGAAGAGCCCCGCCTCTGGCTAGATTCTATAAGGGTGCCCGAATTTCGGACTGCAAGAGTTCCGGTCTCCCTACGCAGCCGGACGCAGGCGGACAGTCTCGCAGTCCGGATTTCGGACTTCGAGGGGTCTTGCAGTCCGATTTTCGGGCTTTCGCTGTCCGGAATCCGGGGCACCAATTGCGTTTTTCCATGCGTGCGTCGCCCTGCCTGAAACCGGGTGCTGGTGCTTCCCGTCGCAGGAGTCCACCGGCTCCCAGGTCAAGGCATACAGGTTGCAGCCGATGTGCCGGCCGCCTTGCCTGGTGCGCACGATCCACGCGCCGGCCTCCAGCTCCCTCAACGCTCGATGCAGCGTGTCTTTGCTTGCCCACCCGCGCGCCTTCATGTCGGTATAGGTCGCGCTGAGGTCGCCATTGTTGCGGCCGTTGTACTGCCCGGCCAGCTCCAGCAGCAGCTTGATTGCCGTTCCACTCAGCGCCACCCACTGGGGCGAACGCAGGACGAAATGCGGAAGTCGGACGAATGACGGGCCTTGCTGCCGCCCCTTGTTGCGCCATCGCTTATCTGTTGCCATGCCGTTTCCTTGGCGGGGCGGTGCTACACTCGCCCCGCATCCGATGCCCTCGATGCGCTCTCAGAAAGCCCAGCCGTTCGCCGCGGTTGGGCTTTCGCTTTACCGGCTGTGCAGCAGCTTCCGCAGCGTGAGCAACGCGGCTTGCGCGCTGGCGCTGATACGTTCGGCGGTTGGCGCCGGCGGAAGCGAGGCGGCTTCGCTGAGGATCGTCTCCAGCTCGCGCTCGATGTCTTCCAGCGGCCAGGCCTTGACTGTGATGTCCCGGTTCTCGCTCATGCCGCGATCCCCGTCTCGCGCCGGTACGGCCTCAGCAGCGACTCGGCGCGCGCCCGGCGGATGTTGCTTTCCTCCGGCGGCATCTGGTCGGTCATCGTCTGTGCCAGGAACATGATCGCGGCCTTGATGTCGGCCGGTACCGGGCTCGGATCGAACTCAACCTCGACGTCGAACCCGACGAACTTCGACGCCTCCAGCTCGGCGGCATCCAGATGGCTCTGGAGTACCGCATCCAGTTCGACGCTCTGGGCCTCGCGCAGCATGGCGCGGTAGTCGGCAAGCAACACGATGCTCATGCGGCTGCCTCCAGGTTCTCGCCCAGCTTGTCGGCGATGAAGCGCCGCAGATCGGCCTCGGGAACCAGCGTGCGGGTGCCGACCTTGAACGTCCGAATCTGGCCGTCGGCGATGAGCTGGTAGATGGTGGTGCGGGAAATGCCGAGCCGGCGGCAGGCATCGTTCACGGTGTGCGCCAGCGGCGCGGCGGTGCTGTTCTGCATGATCTGTCCTCTGCGGTTTGGTTGCAGGTGTCCCGGCGTATGCGTGCCGGTAAGGACAGATTCCGTCGAAGCCGCGAACCTGTAGGAGCCTCAGGTTCCGATTTCTCTAAGTACCTGCCGGACATACTTGGCAGTAGCGCCGGTGCGCTTCGCCAGCGTGGCAACGCGCGCAGCCTCTGGGCCTTCATAGTCGCGCAGCGCGACGATGATTGCGTGGCGCTTTGAGCCTTCGCCGCGGCGCGTTTCCCGGCTTGCTGCAGCGCCTTTCTCGCCGCCGCGCTTGCCCGCCAGCCCGGCCATCGCTAGCGGCTTTGCGCTCGCCATGCTCAACGTTCGGGCCATGAGCTCGAGCTTGTCGGCTATGACCTCATCCTCTCGAGCCTCCAACGCCGACAGCAGCCCATCGCGGTGCCGCTGAAGGGTGATCCTTGCCCCGATGTTGGGCGGCAGCTGCGCAACGCCAGCATCCCAGCCGATCAGATCGAATCCCCACCGCAGCGAAAGCCAAATGCCCCAGGTGTCGGCCAGCTCATCGGGTGCTGCCCCCGCCTCAGCGGGGGGCTTCGTGGGCTTCTTGCCGGTCATCTCTCAGCCTTCAATCTCTGCGGCTTCCAGCTTTTCGTGCAGCCCTTCCAGCAGATGGGCAACCATCCACATGGTGCGGCTCAGGTCGGTATTGCCGAGCGCTTCGGCGCCGGCGCGAATCGTGGGCAGCGCGGCGTCGATCTGGATAGCGGCCAGGTTCACAACCGATGCGAGCGCAGCATCCCGCCGACTCGCCGCAGGGCCCTGCCGGCTGGTGGCGGCTACCAGGTCCGATGCAACCCTGTTGACGCGGCGCAGGTATTCGTCGCGGTCGATGATGCTCATGCCGGCCTCCTCATGCTGGCGGTCAGTGCACGCAAGCCAATCAGCGCCGAATCGACGCGACGCTGCATCGCGAACAGGTAGCTCTCTTGCACCTCATCCGACAGCGCGGCGAATCCCTGCATCCCCTCACCGGTCACGCAGATCAGCATTGCGCGCAGGTCGGTCAGGTCATCGAACAGCGTATCCGCCGCGTCCAGGGTGTCGGGCTTTACAATTGCAGTTGCCATGATCGAAGTCTCCTTTCGGTTGTGGAAGGTGCGGCGGCGGTGATAGCGCACCGTCGTCGCACCGCTTGCTACCGGCGGCTGCCGGATTTCTTGAACTCCAGAATCTTGCCGGTATCGGTGCGCCGGCGATCCAGGTAGTCGGCCCATGCCTGCATCATCTTGCGACGCGCGGCGAGGTGGGCGGTTCGGTTGTAGGCGCGGCCGTTCGGATCGCGCACGGCATGCGCGAGCTGGTGCTCGATGTAGTCGGGGCGGAAGCCCAGTTCCTCATCCAGCAGCGTGCGCGCAATCGCGCGGAAGCCGTGGGCGGTCATCGTGGTCTTGTCGTAGCCCATGCGCCGCAGCGCGGCGTTGAGCGCGGCCTCGCTCATCGGCTTGCGCGGATCGTGGCCACCGGGGAAGACGTGGGCGCGGTTGCCCGTGAGCGGCTGCAGGTCGGTCAGGATCTCGATGGCCTGCCGGGACAGCGGCACCATGTGCGGCTCGCGCATCTTCATCTTGTGCGCCGGGATGTTCCACTCCGCGGCCTCCAGATCGATCTCTGCCCACTCGGCTTGCCGCAGCTCGCCGGGGCGGACGAATACCAGCGGCGCCAGGCGCAACATGGCCTTCACCACGTTGCCGCCGGTGTAGCCGTCGATCGCGCGCAGCAGCTCGCCCACGGCCTTCGGGTCGGTCGGCGCGGGATAGTGCTGCGGCTTCCACGGGGCGAGCGCGCCGCGCAGGTCAGTTGACGGGTCGCGGTCGGCCCGGCCGGTGGCGATGGCGTAGCGGAACACCTGCCCGGCGTTCTGCAGCACGCGGTGCGCGGTCTCCAGTGCGCCACGGCTTTCGATCCTGCGCAGGCAGCGCAGCAGCTCGGGCGCCTTGATCTCGGCAACGGGGCGGCTGCCGATCCACGGGAACAGGTCGTTCTCCAGCCGGCCCATGATCTTGCCGGCGTGCGATGCCGCCCAGTTGGGTGCGAACTTGCCGAACCACTCCCGCGCGACCGCCTCGAAGCTGTTGGCGGCGCGATCCTCGCCGGCCTGCTTCTCGGCCTTCCTGTGCTCGCCCGGGTCGGTGCCGGCAGCCAGCAGCTTGCGGGCGTTGTCGCGGCGGTCCCGCGCCTCGGCCAGGCTCACCTCCGGATAGGTGCCGTGCGCGAGGCGCTTCTCCTTCCCGCCGAACCGGTACTTCTGGCGCCAGAGCTTGCCGCCTGCCGGGGTGATCTCCAGGTACAGGCCGCCGCCGTCGAACAGGCGCTGCGTCTTGTCCGCCGGTTTGGCCTTGCGGATGGCGGTGTCGGATAGGGGCATCTGGGGGCATCCGGAATGGCCAGAATCGGCCGATGCCCCCAAACGTGCCCCCAAATGCCCCCGGATTGCAACGGTCAGCTGCGGACGCGGGCAAACAAAAAGGGCCTGATTCTTGGGGATTTCCCTTAAGAATCAAGCCCTTGACGTACACCAGCGAACAGTGACGGATTGTTAAATGGTGGAGCCAGGGAGGATCGAACTCCCGACCTCGTCATTGCGAACGACGCGCTCTCCCAGCTGAGCTATGGCCCCATGAGGGAGTGGCGATTATACGGGGGCGATTGCGTGCTGCCAACTCCCCGTCGGGATGCTCCCCGGCGCCGTGGCGGACGCTGGGGCTGGCCGCTCAAGATCCTGCCGGCGATGGCGATATCGTGAACGAGGCCATGCCACGTCTGGGGCGCTCTGCCCCGGCTCTTCTTCCCTGCAGGGGGCATCATCATGACGGTCGGTGCGGGAATGCGGTCGATCACGGCGCGTACGGCGCTGGTCCTGGGCGCTGTGGCGGCACTCTGCTTCGCCGGGGCGGCATGGATGATCCAGCAGAAGGCGGCGCAGGTGCAGGAAGCCACCGCCATGGACGAGCTGGAACAGCTGGCCAGGGCGGAGGCGGCGAAGGTCCGGGGCTCCACCACCGAAACCCTGTCCCGCGTCCGTGGACTGGCCGATGCCACGCTGGCGATCATGGCGCGCGGTGACGGCACCCGCGGCGAGGCCTCCGCCCTGGTACGCCGCTTCTCCGAAAACGACCCGGCGATACTGGGCTACTGGCTGGAGATAGAGCCCGACGGCTTCGACGGGCGTGATGCCGAATTCGTCCGCAGTTGGGCCGCGGGCGAACCGACCGGGGAAGCACGCGACGCCTTCGTGGCCGCGCTGGATCCCGCCCAGCAGGTCAGCACCGATGCCGGGCGGATGTCGGTGTACTGGACGCGCGAGCCCTCGGGCAAGGTTTCCCTGCAGGATGCCGTGGGCGCCGAGAACAACCTCGTGGTAACCGGCGACAAGGCCGAAAAATACTACGCAGCGGTCAGGGATCGCGGCGACGAGCTGATGTTCGAACCCTATTCCGACGAGATTTCCGGCAAGCAAGTGCTGATGACCAGCCTGATGGTGCCGCTCAAGGTCGACGGTCAGTTCCGCGGCGTGGCAGGTACCGACATCAGCCTGGATGCCATCCAGGCCAATCTCGCCAAGGTGCGGCCCTACCAGCGCGGCGTGGTGCGCCTGCTATCGCCCACCGGAATGGTGCTGGCGGCACCGGAGAAGGAGCTGCTCGGCAAACCGTGGAAGCAGGACCTGCGCGACGTGCTGGCGGCACTGGCCAGGGGCGAAACGGTCCGCCGGCGCGAGACCGGCTCGTTTGTGCAGGGCGAGGTGTTCCGCGTCTACGTCCCCGTCACCGTCGGTCGCTCGCCGGACGCCTTCGCGCTGATGGTGACCGCACCGGCCGATGCGGTGATGGCCGGCGTGGCCGAGGTCCGCAACCGGGTGATTCTGGTCGGCATCGCCAGCGTGTTGCTGCTCGTGGTGGTCGTGGTGCTGCTGCTGCGCGCACTCGTCGGCGCGCCGCTGCGCGGCATTGTTCAGGGCGTGGACGCGGTGGCTGCGGGCCAGCTGGACTATCCCATCGCAGCAGGCGGCGAGGATGAGGTGGGCCGGGTCTCACGCGCGCTGCGCAAGATGCAGGCCGATCTGAAGGCGCGCCTCGACGCCGAGCGGCAGGTCGCCGCCGAGAACCAGCGGGTGCGGATCGCACTCGACAACGCCGGAACCGCCATGCTGATCGCCGGCGCCGATGGCAGCGTGGCCTATGCCAACCCGGCGATGCGCAACCTGCTGGGGCAGTACCGCCCTACCCTTGCCCGTTACCTCCCGCGCGCCGACCTGGACCAGCTTGAAGGCCAACCGCTGGCGCAGCTGCAGCCGGAACGCAGCTTCGATCCGGCGCGGCTCGACGCGATCGACCAGCGCGAACTGGCATTCGGCAGCGCGGTGTTCGTGCAGACCGCGGCGCCGGTTGTGTCACCCGAAGGCGAGCGGCTGGGCGTGGTGGTGGAATGGCGCGACCGCAGCCAGGAAGTCGCGGTGGAGGCGGAAGTCGGCGAAGTCATCGAGGCAGCTGCCGCCGGAGATCTGTCCAAGCGCATCGAAGTCGCAGGCAAGAGCGGCTTCTTCCGCCGCCTGGCCGAGGGCGTGGACGGCATGCTGGACGCGAACGCCGGCACGATGTCCGACGTCCAGCGCGTGCTCGCGGCGCTGGCCCGCGGCGACCTGACCCAGCGCATCACCGCCGACTACCGCGGCGTGTTCGGGCGGATGCGTGACGACACCAATGCCACGGTCGAGCGCCTGACCGAAACGATGCAGCGGGTGCAGGCCGCAGTGGACGCGATCCGCACCGCCGCACGGGAGATCGCCGCCGGCAACAGCGACCTGTCCGCGCGCTCCGAACAGCAGGCAGCCAGCCTGGAGGAAACCGCGGCGTCGATGGAGGAGTTGACCTCCACGGTGAAGAACAATGCCGAATCTTCCCAACAGGCGCGCCAGCTGGCCACCGGCGCCGCCGACGTGGCTTCCCGCGGGGGCGCGGTAGTCGAACAGGTGGTGGAGCAGATGGATGGCATCACCGCGGCGTCCAGGCGGATCGAGAACATCATCGGCGTGATCGACGGCATCGCCTTCCAGACCAACATCCTGGCGCTGAATGCCGCGGTGGAAGCCGCGCGCGCCGGCGAGCAGGGCCGCGGCTTCGCGGTAGTGGCAAGCGAAGTGCGGGCGCTGGCGCAGCGCTCCGCGGAAGCCGCCAAGGAGATCAAGGGCCTGATCGGCAGTTCGGTCGAACGCGTGGACCAGGGCGCCACACTGGTGGCGCAGGCCGGCGGCACCATGCAGGAGATCGTCGAAGCGGTGCGCCGGGTCAGCGACCTGATGGCGGAGATTTCCGCCGCCTCGCAGGAACAGAGCACCGGCATCGAGCAGGTCAACCAGACCATCACCCACATGGACGGCGTGACCCAGCAGAACGCGGCAATGGTGGAACAGGCCACCGCCGCGGCGCATTCGCTGCAGGAGCAGGCCGACGACCTGGCGGAGGTGGTGGCGGTGTTCCGCCTGCGCTGAGGCGCAGGCGGACGCCACGATCGTTCAGTCGCCCAGGAACAGCGCGCCGATCTCCAGCGCAGTCCTGTACGGCTCCGGGTCGTTGCGGTTGCTGAGCAGCACCACGGTCAGCCGCTGCGCCGGCCAGCGCACGATGACGTTGCGGAAGCCGATGGTTTCACCGGAATGCCACAGGGTGTCGCCGGTGATGCGCCAG from Thermomonas sp. XSG encodes the following:
- a CDS encoding P27 family phage terminase small subunit, whose amino-acid sequence is MATRGQRPKPAALRLLNGNAGKRPVNTQEPDTGPADTSPPEWLSQAATPHWARLAPMLATAGVLKQSDRDLLATYCETFAAYLEAVKAGGASMSMVGQLRQLMGELGMTPSARARITADKAPEVERGKARFFAV
- a CDS encoding HNH endonuclease; protein product: MPAKLPTHRPRRPSDATARDQGNQRQRGRFLHTGSAQWRAIRKAQLERFPLCEDCGAPAMEVDHNTDDTSRNVIGEELSSLCKPCHSKRTRERQSGRARRMKGCDANGMPLDPSHPWNREEKSLEGSSPRHARPPSHARPRIAGLRDR
- a CDS encoding phage portal protein — protein: MKWPWSRSTETRSSIADPATAQLFGIATTATGDTITPETAESISACFASVQAIAETIGTLPLHLYRRKGEDREKATDHPLYGVLHHQPNELQTALEFREQMTAAVLLRGNAYAEIHWDGAGNVEALTPIHPGRVTVLKLPSGRIAYDVDEDNGRVRRLLQDEVLHLKDRSENGITGRSRIQIARETIGLANAQQQHGGKTFANGARLSGVLQTPHQMTAESLQRLATSWRSQFTGTDNAGKTAILENGLTYQQVGMSLEDAQWIAAQQFSVEQVARIYRVPPTMIGDLRHGNFSNSVEMSRVFVTMTLRRWLVMWEQAISRALLPPLARKQLFAEHSVEGLLRGDAKSRADFYASGIDAGWLLPSEARRLENLPTVEGIDHARQAADASPAATV
- a CDS encoding HK97 family phage prohead protease; the protein is MSRSDIERRQAAELRASGRKLVGYVAKFDSETRIGSFREKIARGAFTASLASGADILALADHDPAAVLGRTRSGTLALREDADGLAFELTLPDTQKGRDLAALAERGDLGGMSFGFRVHDGGDTWNGDLRELRNVELREISVVQSWPAYGETEVSVRSRQPESQLALLHYWLETVR
- a CDS encoding phage major capsid protein; the encoded protein is MNLQAIREAKASKVAAARALVAKAEGEKRSLTAEESASFDTIKGEITALEADEARATFLADAERRMGGERVGGGERSMADLESRVSILSVIRAQMEGRQLTGAEAEYHAEAERRSGRKAQGILVPMRALETRVNTTTSAGQIVPTDHRPADYIQPLRNRLLARQLGVRVLSGLSGDLSIPKHGSSTTTGWVAEGSNLSASDMTFDSVGLSPKHVGGICEMSRQLIQQSSPDIEQLLRDDMAFQIAQAIDGALIDGGGANEPVGLLSTVGIQTANLATLSWANVLEMLEKLEIANAEAAHWLTSPQVKTKLASTLKATGIAGYLMEAGKMADLPVHVTNQVPVVTGTPDTGQLILGDWSQVLLGIWSELDILVNPFDSVAYARGGVLVRAMATVDTAVRHPKAFVVASDVAL
- a CDS encoding head-tail connector protein, with amino-acid sequence MSIVLLADYRAMLREAQSVELDAVLQSHLDAAELEASKFVGFDVEVEFDPSPVPADIKAAIMFLAQTMTDQMPPEESNIRRARAESLLRPYRRETGIAA
- a CDS encoding helix-turn-helix domain-containing protein — encoded protein: MQNSTAAPLAHTVNDACRRLGISRTTIYQLIADGQIRTFKVGTRTLVPEADLRRFIADKLGENLEAAA
- a CDS encoding integrase arm-type DNA-binding domain-containing protein, whose product is MPLSDTAIRKAKPADKTQRLFDGGGLYLEITPAGGKLWRQKYRFGGKEKRLAHGTYPEVSLAEARDRRDNARKLLAAGTDPGEHRKAEKQAGEDRAANSFEAVAREWFGKFAPNWAASHAGKIMGRLENDLFPWIGSRPVAEIKAPELLRCLRRIESRGALETAHRVLQNAGQVFRYAIATGRADRDPSTDLRGALAPWKPQHYPAPTDPKAVGELLRAIDGYTGGNVVKAMLRLAPLVFVRPGELRQAEWAEIDLEAAEWNIPAHKMKMREPHMVPLSRQAIEILTDLQPLTGNRAHVFPGGHDPRKPMSEAALNAALRRMGYDKTTMTAHGFRAIARTLLDEELGFRPDYIEHQLAHAVRDPNGRAYNRTAHLAARRKMMQAWADYLDRRRTDTGKILEFKKSGSRR
- a CDS encoding methyl-accepting chemotaxis protein, translating into MRSITARTALVLGAVAALCFAGAAWMIQQKAAQVQEATAMDELEQLARAEAAKVRGSTTETLSRVRGLADATLAIMARGDGTRGEASALVRRFSENDPAILGYWLEIEPDGFDGRDAEFVRSWAAGEPTGEARDAFVAALDPAQQVSTDAGRMSVYWTREPSGKVSLQDAVGAENNLVVTGDKAEKYYAAVRDRGDELMFEPYSDEISGKQVLMTSLMVPLKVDGQFRGVAGTDISLDAIQANLAKVRPYQRGVVRLLSPTGMVLAAPEKELLGKPWKQDLRDVLAALARGETVRRRETGSFVQGEVFRVYVPVTVGRSPDAFALMVTAPADAVMAGVAEVRNRVILVGIASVLLLVVVVVLLLRALVGAPLRGIVQGVDAVAAGQLDYPIAAGGEDEVGRVSRALRKMQADLKARLDAERQVAAENQRVRIALDNAGTAMLIAGADGSVAYANPAMRNLLGQYRPTLARYLPRADLDQLEGQPLAQLQPERSFDPARLDAIDQRELAFGSAVFVQTAAPVVSPEGERLGVVVEWRDRSQEVAVEAEVGEVIEAAAAGDLSKRIEVAGKSGFFRRLAEGVDGMLDANAGTMSDVQRVLAALARGDLTQRITADYRGVFGRMRDDTNATVERLTETMQRVQAAVDAIRTAAREIAAGNSDLSARSEQQAASLEETAASMEELTSTVKNNAESSQQARQLATGAADVASRGGAVVEQVVEQMDGITAASRRIENIIGVIDGIAFQTNILALNAAVEAARAGEQGRGFAVVASEVRALAQRSAEAAKEIKGLIGSSVERVDQGATLVAQAGGTMQEIVEAVRRVSDLMAEISAASQEQSTGIEQVNQTITHMDGVTQQNAAMVEQATAAAHSLQEQADDLAEVVAVFRLR